In Clostridium sp. SY8519, one genomic interval encodes:
- the alaS gene encoding alanine--tRNA ligase: MFLDFFKSKDHLTVPSYSLVPHNDKSLLLINAGMAPLKPYFTGQEIPPKRRMATCQKCVRTGDIENVGKTARHLTFFEMLGNFSFGDYFKTEALHWSWEFLTEVVGLDPERLYPSIFFEDDEAFRIWTEEIGVPAEKITRFYRDEDGKSDNFWEHGAGPCGPCSEIYYDRGEKYGCGRPDCKVGCECDRYMEVWNDVFTQFESDGKGNYTELAQKNIDTGMGLERLAVVVQDVDSVFDIDTMKAIRDRVCQLSGTTYHTDAMNDVSIRLITDHIRSSVFMISDGITPTNEGRGYVLRRLIRRAARHGRMLGIDGVFLAELSKTVIAECEDGYPELEERREFIFKVLTQEEEQFAKTIDQGLSILEKIQKTMQENGSKVMTGEDMFRLYDTYGFPPDLTEEILQEKGLTADYEGFRKEMEHQRETARKARKTTNYMGADVTVYESIDPAVTSKFTGYDTLSQKSPVTVLTTENEITESLTEGQNGTIFTKETPFYATMGGQTADTGVIEGPEGVFEVEDTIHLLGGKIGHIGQVKSGIIRNGDTVTLTVDARRRSLIARNHSATHLLQKALQTVLGDHVQQKGSDVNEQRLRFDFTHFSAMTEEEIRRTEDLVNQEIQKALPVVTEVMSLEDAKKSGAMALFGEKYGESVRVVEMGDFSRELCGGTHVANTSSIAAFRIISESGVASGVRRIEALTSEALFAYYNDMEQKLKEAAQLLKTTPSEVAEKISHLQNEVKELHGELESLKSREAKAALGDVSGEIREIAGIRLIAKAVDGVDMNGLRELGDSLKEQLGEGVVLLASAVGGKVSLVAMATDGAVKAGAHAGNLIKAVAGMVGGGGGGRPNMAQAGGKNPAGIPEAVAAAEEILANQLKK; encoded by the coding sequence ATGTTTCTTGACTTTTTCAAGTCCAAAGATCATCTCACGGTGCCGAGCTACTCGCTGGTGCCGCACAATGACAAGAGTCTTCTGCTGATTAATGCAGGTATGGCTCCGCTGAAACCGTACTTTACCGGACAGGAGATTCCGCCGAAACGGCGCATGGCGACCTGTCAGAAGTGTGTGCGCACCGGTGATATTGAAAATGTGGGAAAAACGGCCCGGCATCTGACCTTTTTTGAGATGCTCGGAAATTTTTCGTTTGGAGATTACTTCAAGACAGAGGCCCTGCACTGGTCCTGGGAATTTCTGACAGAAGTTGTGGGACTGGATCCGGAGCGTCTCTATCCGTCCATTTTCTTTGAAGATGACGAGGCATTTCGGATCTGGACCGAAGAGATCGGTGTGCCGGCGGAAAAAATCACACGTTTCTACCGGGATGAAGACGGAAAGAGTGACAATTTCTGGGAACATGGGGCAGGTCCCTGCGGTCCGTGCTCTGAGATTTACTATGACCGGGGCGAAAAATACGGCTGCGGCAGACCGGACTGCAAAGTAGGCTGTGAATGCGACCGTTATATGGAAGTGTGGAATGATGTGTTCACACAGTTTGAAAGTGACGGAAAGGGAAATTACACCGAACTGGCGCAGAAGAATATTGATACCGGCATGGGACTGGAGCGTCTGGCAGTGGTCGTGCAGGATGTGGATTCTGTCTTTGACATTGATACGATGAAGGCCATTCGGGACCGGGTATGCCAGCTTTCGGGAACCACGTATCATACCGATGCCATGAATGACGTATCCATCCGTCTGATTACCGATCACATCCGTTCTTCTGTATTTATGATTTCAGACGGTATTACACCGACGAATGAAGGCAGAGGCTATGTGCTGCGCCGTCTGATCCGCCGCGCGGCAAGACATGGCCGTATGCTGGGGATTGACGGAGTCTTTCTGGCAGAACTGAGCAAAACGGTAATTGCCGAGTGCGAAGACGGCTATCCGGAACTGGAAGAGCGCCGGGAGTTTATTTTCAAAGTCCTGACTCAGGAAGAGGAACAGTTCGCAAAAACCATTGACCAGGGTCTGTCGATTCTGGAAAAGATCCAGAAGACCATGCAGGAAAACGGCAGCAAAGTGATGACTGGCGAAGATATGTTCCGGCTGTATGATACCTATGGATTCCCGCCGGACTTGACAGAAGAAATCCTGCAGGAAAAAGGACTGACGGCAGATTACGAGGGATTCCGAAAAGAGATGGAGCATCAGCGGGAGACTGCCCGCAAGGCCCGCAAAACCACAAACTACATGGGAGCGGACGTGACTGTTTACGAATCTATCGATCCGGCGGTCACTTCGAAGTTTACCGGTTATGACACCCTGAGCCAGAAGTCTCCGGTAACAGTCCTGACGACAGAAAATGAGATCACTGAATCTCTGACCGAAGGACAGAACGGCACGATCTTTACCAAAGAAACACCGTTTTATGCCACCATGGGCGGCCAGACGGCCGATACCGGTGTCATCGAGGGACCGGAAGGGGTCTTTGAAGTAGAGGATACCATCCATCTGCTGGGCGGTAAGATCGGACATATCGGCCAGGTGAAAAGCGGTATCATCCGCAACGGCGACACAGTGACCCTGACTGTAGATGCCCGCAGAAGAAGCCTGATCGCAAGAAACCACAGTGCCACCCATCTGCTGCAGAAAGCCCTGCAGACTGTTCTGGGCGATCATGTACAGCAGAAAGGCTCTGATGTAAATGAGCAGAGACTCCGGTTCGATTTTACCCATTTTTCAGCCATGACCGAAGAGGAAATCCGCCGGACCGAAGATCTGGTAAACCAGGAGATCCAGAAGGCACTTCCGGTTGTCACAGAGGTTATGAGCCTGGAAGACGCGAAAAAATCCGGTGCCATGGCACTGTTTGGTGAAAAATACGGAGAAAGTGTACGTGTAGTGGAAATGGGAGATTTCTCCCGGGAACTCTGCGGCGGTACACATGTGGCAAACACATCCTCCATTGCGGCTTTCCGCATTATTTCAGAAAGCGGAGTGGCCTCCGGTGTACGCCGGATTGAAGCGCTGACTTCGGAAGCGCTGTTCGCATATTACAATGATATGGAACAGAAGCTGAAAGAGGCGGCTCAGCTGCTGAAAACCACGCCTTCGGAGGTCGCTGAAAAAATCAGCCATCTGCAGAATGAAGTCAAGGAGCTCCATGGAGAACTAGAATCCTTAAAGAGCAGGGAAGCGAAGGCGGCATTAGGCGATGTGTCCGGTGAGATCCGGGAGATCGCAGGCATCCGTCTGATCGCCAAAGCTGTGGACGGCGTGGATATGAACGGCCTGCGGGAGCTGGGCGATTCCCTGAAAGAACAGCTGGGTGAAGGCGTGGTCCTTCTGGCATCCGCGGTCGGCGGAAAAGTGAGCCTGGTTGCCATGGCGACGGATGGAGCCGTAAAGGCAGGCGCCCATGCAGGCAATTTAATCAAAGCGGTAGCCGGTATGGTCGGAGGAGGCGGCGGCGGCCGTCCGAATATGGCCCAGGCAGGAGGAAAGAATCCGGCCGGAATTCCGGAGGCCGTAGCTGCTGCAGAAGAAATTCTTGCAAATCAGCTGAAAAAATAG
- the rnhA gene encoding ribonuclease HI, giving the protein MKVTIYTDGAARGNPDGPGGYGVILEYVDRSGTLHTRELSAGYRKTTNNRMELMAAVVGLEALNRPCQVDLYSDSRYLTDAFNQHWIDGWVRHGWKKSDKKPVKNRAIWKRLLAAMEPHSVTFHWVRGHDGHPQNERCDTLATSAADGDELLEDDLGD; this is encoded by the coding sequence ATGAAAGTGACAATCTATACCGATGGTGCCGCCCGGGGAAACCCGGACGGACCGGGCGGATACGGGGTAATCCTGGAATACGTGGACAGAAGCGGAACCCTGCACACCAGGGAACTGTCCGCCGGATACCGGAAAACGACAAACAACCGAATGGAGCTGATGGCGGCAGTTGTGGGGCTGGAGGCCTTAAACCGGCCCTGCCAGGTGGACCTGTATTCAGATTCCAGATATCTGACAGACGCGTTTAATCAGCACTGGATTGACGGCTGGGTCCGCCATGGATGGAAAAAATCAGATAAAAAGCCGGTGAAAAACCGCGCCATCTGGAAACGGCTTTTAGCAGCCATGGAACCCCATTCCGTGACGTTTCACTGGGTGCGGGGGCATGACGGGCATCCGCAGAATGAACGCTGTGACACACTGGCCACTTCCGCCGCGGATGGAGACGAACTGCTGGAGGACGATCTGGGAGACTGA
- a CDS encoding amidohydrolase has product MNTRFYHARILQTNEDETFDVIEGELWVEGSRIVYIGDGQKKPARVPDFDRQIDVQRNLIIPGFKNAHTHTAMTFLRSYADDLPLQEWLFHRVFPKEDQLTPEYVYHLDILGIMEYLTSGITSNFDMYFFPPENAQASIDCGFRTVQVPGFNDFGGSLDVVEENYYKVNEMSDLSTYMIGFHAEYTTSREHMEGIAALAQKLHSPVFMHNSETELEVRQCYERYQMSPTEITDALGMYEYGGGGYHCVYMNDKDIEIFRKKGLSVVTNPASNLKLASGIAPLKRYTDEGINIGIGTDGPASNNCLDMFREMFLAAGLAKVREKDAECVSAEKVLYMATAGGAKAMGLTDCDRLAEGKLADLVILDLQQPNMQPENNLVTNIVYSGSKQNVKMTMVNGRILYEDQKFNIGMDPADVYRKANEIIRSMK; this is encoded by the coding sequence ATGAATACACGGTTTTATCACGCGAGAATCCTGCAGACCAATGAGGATGAGACATTTGACGTTATCGAAGGGGAACTCTGGGTAGAAGGCAGCCGCATTGTCTATATCGGAGACGGGCAGAAAAAGCCGGCCCGGGTGCCGGATTTTGACCGGCAGATTGACGTGCAGCGCAATCTGATTATTCCGGGATTTAAAAATGCCCATACGCATACGGCCATGACTTTTCTCCGGTCCTATGCGGATGACCTGCCGCTGCAGGAATGGCTGTTTCACCGGGTTTTCCCCAAAGAGGATCAGCTGACGCCGGAATATGTCTACCACCTGGATATCCTGGGCATTATGGAATATCTTACCAGCGGGATCACTTCCAATTTTGACATGTATTTTTTCCCGCCGGAAAATGCGCAGGCATCCATTGACTGCGGGTTCCGTACCGTTCAGGTCCCCGGGTTCAACGATTTCGGCGGTTCGCTGGATGTGGTGGAGGAGAATTACTATAAAGTCAATGAGATGAGCGACCTGTCCACCTATATGATCGGCTTCCACGCGGAGTACACCACATCCCGGGAGCATATGGAGGGAATCGCGGCTCTGGCGCAGAAGCTGCACTCGCCGGTATTTATGCACAATTCCGAAACCGAGCTGGAAGTGCGGCAGTGCTACGAACGCTACCAGATGTCCCCAACGGAGATCACCGACGCGCTGGGAATGTATGAGTACGGCGGCGGCGGTTATCACTGCGTCTATATGAATGACAAAGATATTGAGATATTCCGCAAAAAGGGACTTTCCGTCGTGACCAATCCGGCCTCCAATCTGAAACTGGCCAGCGGGATCGCGCCGCTGAAGCGCTATACCGATGAGGGAATTAATATCGGAATCGGTACAGACGGACCGGCCAGCAACAATTGCCTGGATATGTTCCGGGAGATGTTTCTGGCGGCCGGCCTGGCAAAAGTACGGGAAAAGGATGCCGAATGCGTCAGCGCGGAAAAAGTGCTGTATATGGCGACTGCCGGAGGCGCCAAGGCCATGGGACTGACCGACTGCGACCGCCTGGCGGAAGGCAAGCTGGCGGATCTGGTGATCCTGGATCTGCAGCAGCCGAATATGCAGCCGGAGAATAATCTGGTAACGAATATTGTATACAGCGGCAGCAAGCAGAACGTGAAGATGACCATGGTCAATGGCCGGATCCTCTATGAAGATCAGAAATTCAATATTGGCATGGATCCCGCAGATGTATACCGCAAAGCGAATGAAATCATCCGCAGCATGAAGTAA
- a CDS encoding purine-nucleoside phosphorylase, with protein sequence MNPIYEKLMHCYKQVREKTDFVPKVALVLGSGLGDYADHIRIEAVVDYHDIDGFPVSTALGHKGRFVFGYVREVPVVIMQGRVHYYEGYAMEDVVLPIRLMGKLGAEILFLTNASGGIADGMQAGDFMLISDQIVDFVPSVLRGPNIEELGTRFPDMSDIYRASLREIIRSTAADLKIPLREGVYVQLPGPNYESPAEIRMCRAIGADAVGMSTACEAVAANHMGMKVCGISCISNLAAGIAEHPLTHAEIQETADRVAPLFRQLVTESIVNMAAAL encoded by the coding sequence ATGAATCCAATTTATGAAAAACTGATGCACTGCTATAAGCAGGTGCGTGAAAAGACTGATTTTGTACCGAAAGTCGCGCTGGTGCTCGGATCGGGACTGGGCGATTACGCTGATCACATCCGGATCGAAGCAGTGGTGGACTATCATGACATTGACGGATTTCCGGTTTCCACTGCGTTGGGCCATAAGGGACGGTTTGTCTTTGGCTATGTCCGGGAGGTCCCTGTGGTGATTATGCAGGGAAGAGTGCATTATTATGAAGGATACGCCATGGAGGACGTGGTGCTGCCGATTCGTCTGATGGGAAAGCTGGGAGCGGAAATCCTTTTCCTGACAAACGCCTCCGGCGGGATCGCGGATGGTATGCAGGCCGGGGATTTTATGCTGATCAGCGATCAGATCGTGGATTTCGTTCCGTCGGTTCTGCGGGGACCGAATATTGAGGAACTGGGTACCAGATTCCCGGATATGAGTGATATATACCGGGCTTCCCTGCGTGAGATTATCCGGAGTACGGCAGCAGATCTGAAGATACCGCTGCGGGAAGGGGTTTATGTGCAGCTGCCGGGACCGAATTACGAGTCGCCGGCGGAAATCAGAATGTGCCGGGCCATCGGCGCGGACGCGGTGGGAATGAGCACAGCCTGCGAGGCAGTGGCGGCCAACCATATGGGAATGAAAGTGTGCGGAATTTCCTGCATTTCCAATCTTGCCGCGGGAATCGCGGAGCATCCCCTGACCCATGCGGAGATCCAGGAGACAGCGGACCGTGTGGCTCCGCTCTTTCGGCAGCTGGTGACCGAATCCATCGTAAATATGGCAGCCGCATTATAA
- a CDS encoding ATP-dependent DNA helicase yields the protein MKEQTIRISVRGLVEFVLRSGDIDNRAGAGVQQEAMQAGSRMHRKIQKSMGTSYEPEVFLKTIVDMGRYFMSVEGRADGVITHVREDGSKEAVIDEIKTMYSDVMKLEAPVEVHRAQAMCYAYLYGTRHALSEVSVQMTYCSLETEEIRRFRETFLLEELTEWFDGMLQSYRKWTDFQYDWGQIRQKSVKGLEFPFSYRSGQKELVRDVYRTILRKKQLFLQAPTGAGKTMAAVFPAVKATGEELADRIFYLTAKGVTAAAAMDAARILMDRGYRGKVIRLTAKEKLCPLEQMECNPDACPRAKGHFDRVNEAVYELLLAEDCFDLSRIQKQAEKWRVCPFEFQLDLSLWCDLIICDYNYVFDPNVYLKRFFGEGTAGNPVFLVDEAHNLVERGRRMYSAVLVKEELQRLRRLVRGEKKLCSALDACCRQMLEWKRDCSSVMTLETIGSFQFQVMRAYGLLETFLKEHREYPDREEIAQEFFSLRHFLNMAELTGDRYVIYTDYDEEGQFLLHLYCVDPSENLQHCLDRARSTVFFSATFLPIRYYRSCLSAREDDYAVYADTSFSPEQHLLYIARDVSTLYRRRTAGEYQRIAAYISRTVEGKSGNYMVFLPSYRMLEEVGNAFRQMTEERGQEIRCVFQDPGMDEEKRRQFLEEFEESHRQTLVGFCVLGGIFGEGIDLKEDRLIGVLIAGTGLPQICTEREILRDYYDRKNGSGFDYAYRYPGMNKVLQAAGRVIRTAEDRGVIGLLDERFLRQEYLKLFPREWKQWEAVDRDRLPELLDRFWQKTRGGQLQFPEK from the coding sequence ATGAAGGAACAGACCATACGGATCTCCGTGCGCGGACTGGTGGAGTTTGTGCTTCGCAGCGGAGATATCGATAACCGTGCAGGCGCCGGCGTGCAGCAGGAAGCGATGCAGGCCGGAAGCCGCATGCACAGAAAAATACAGAAAAGCATGGGAACGTCCTATGAGCCAGAGGTCTTTTTAAAGACTATCGTGGACATGGGACGTTATTTCATGTCTGTGGAAGGCAGAGCGGACGGAGTGATTACGCATGTCCGGGAGGACGGGTCGAAAGAAGCGGTAATTGACGAAATTAAAACCATGTACTCGGATGTGATGAAGCTGGAGGCGCCGGTGGAGGTTCACAGGGCCCAGGCCATGTGTTACGCGTATCTGTACGGAACACGGCATGCCCTGTCTGAGGTTTCGGTGCAGATGACCTACTGCAGTCTGGAAACGGAAGAAATCCGGCGGTTTCGGGAAACTTTTTTACTGGAAGAACTGACGGAATGGTTCGACGGTATGCTGCAGTCCTATCGGAAGTGGACGGATTTTCAGTATGACTGGGGACAGATCCGCCAGAAGTCTGTCAAAGGCCTGGAGTTTCCGTTTTCCTACCGCAGCGGGCAGAAAGAGCTGGTCAGGGATGTATACCGGACGATTTTGCGGAAAAAGCAGCTGTTTCTTCAGGCCCCGACGGGAGCGGGAAAGACGATGGCTGCGGTATTTCCGGCAGTAAAGGCAACAGGGGAAGAACTGGCGGACCGGATTTTTTATCTGACTGCCAAGGGCGTAACGGCAGCAGCGGCCATGGACGCTGCGCGGATCCTCATGGATCGGGGATACCGCGGCAAAGTCATTCGCCTGACGGCCAAGGAGAAACTGTGCCCGCTGGAACAGATGGAATGCAATCCCGACGCGTGCCCCCGGGCAAAGGGGCATTTTGACCGGGTGAATGAGGCCGTCTATGAACTGCTGCTGGCGGAGGACTGCTTTGACCTTTCCCGGATTCAGAAACAGGCAGAAAAATGGAGGGTATGTCCCTTTGAGTTCCAGCTGGATCTGTCCCTGTGGTGTGATTTGATTATCTGTGATTACAATTATGTCTTTGATCCCAATGTATATCTGAAACGTTTTTTCGGGGAGGGGACCGCCGGCAATCCGGTGTTTCTTGTGGATGAGGCGCACAATCTGGTGGAACGCGGGCGGCGCATGTACAGTGCCGTGCTGGTAAAGGAAGAGCTGCAGCGTCTCCGGCGTCTGGTCAGAGGCGAGAAGAAACTGTGCAGCGCCCTGGATGCCTGCTGCCGGCAGATGCTGGAGTGGAAGCGGGACTGCAGTTCGGTTATGACACTGGAGACCATCGGATCCTTTCAGTTTCAGGTAATGCGGGCATACGGGCTTTTGGAGACATTCCTGAAAGAACACAGGGAATATCCGGACCGGGAGGAGATCGCGCAGGAGTTCTTTTCCCTCCGGCATTTTCTAAATATGGCGGAACTGACCGGTGACCGGTACGTGATTTATACAGACTATGATGAGGAAGGACAGTTCCTGCTGCATCTGTACTGTGTGGATCCTTCGGAAAATCTGCAGCACTGCCTGGACCGGGCCAGAAGCACGGTGTTTTTTTCGGCTACGTTTCTGCCAATTCGCTATTACCGGAGCTGTTTAAGCGCCAGGGAGGATGACTACGCCGTCTATGCGGATACTTCCTTTTCCCCGGAACAGCACCTCCTGTATATCGCCAGGGATGTGAGCACCCTTTACCGGAGGAGGACGGCCGGGGAGTATCAGCGGATTGCCGCATATATCAGCCGTACCGTAGAGGGCAAATCCGGCAATTATATGGTATTTCTTCCTTCCTACCGCATGCTGGAAGAGGTGGGGAACGCATTCCGGCAGATGACGGAAGAACGGGGACAGGAGATCCGGTGCGTCTTCCAGGACCCGGGTATGGATGAGGAAAAACGCCGTCAGTTTCTGGAAGAATTTGAAGAAAGCCACAGACAGACACTGGTGGGCTTCTGCGTCCTGGGCGGAATCTTCGGAGAAGGGATTGATTTGAAAGAGGACCGTCTGATCGGTGTGTTGATCGCGGGAACCGGCCTGCCGCAGATCTGTACGGAGCGGGAAATTCTGCGGGACTATTATGACAGGAAAAACGGCAGCGGATTTGATTACGCGTATCGCTATCCCGGGATGAACAAAGTGCTGCAGGCAGCCGGCCGCGTGATTCGGACGGCAGAGGACCGGGGCGTGATCGGCCTGCTGGATGAACGGTTCCTGCGGCAGGAGTATCTGAAACTGTTTCCGCGGGAATGGAAGCAGTGGGAAGCCGTGGACCGAGACAGGCTCCCGGAGCTCCTGGACCGTTTTTGGCAGAAGACCCGGGGAGGGCAGTTACAATTTCCGGAAAAATAG
- a CDS encoding DUF5685 family protein, which translates to MFGYIQINDRELSKEENRIYHAYRCGLCQCLRREFGRLGPLLLNHDMTFLAILLSAVYYPDEKPVPFTCAVHPGKKKYALINDAIRYVADMTLVTAYHNLQDDWLDDHSYSSRMMAGMLKKANRRILKQYPRQAKAISEYMHRTMLCEASREKNIDVIAGLAGDLFAEIFAWKEDAYAEELHCMGFYLGKFMYLMDAYDDMERDSKTRSYNPFLPMAAEIPEDYDTISRLLLTSLITECSRSFERMPVVQHAGIIRNVLRSGVWIKYEEIQDRHLLKKERELKKKIRSDRKLEKNDRRQIRFEQQKKKLEALTRVGRKRGIQKHAEEKKSTIAE; encoded by the coding sequence ATGTTCGGATACATACAGATCAATGACAGAGAGCTCTCAAAAGAAGAGAACAGAATATACCATGCGTACCGCTGCGGACTGTGTCAGTGCCTGCGCAGGGAGTTTGGCCGTCTCGGCCCTCTGTTGCTGAATCATGATATGACATTTCTGGCGATTCTGCTCAGCGCGGTCTATTATCCGGATGAAAAGCCGGTGCCGTTTACCTGTGCGGTACATCCCGGAAAAAAGAAATATGCGCTGATCAATGATGCCATCAGGTATGTAGCGGATATGACCTTGGTGACAGCCTATCACAATCTGCAGGATGACTGGCTGGATGACCATTCCTACTCCAGCCGGATGATGGCAGGCATGCTGAAAAAAGCCAACCGCAGAATCCTGAAGCAGTATCCCCGTCAGGCAAAGGCAATTTCAGAATATATGCATCGGACGATGCTGTGTGAGGCATCCCGGGAAAAGAACATCGATGTGATTGCCGGACTGGCCGGCGACCTGTTTGCCGAGATCTTTGCCTGGAAAGAAGATGCCTATGCGGAAGAACTGCACTGCATGGGATTTTATCTGGGCAAGTTCATGTATCTGATGGACGCCTATGACGATATGGAGCGGGACAGCAAAACCAGGTCCTATAATCCGTTCCTTCCGATGGCAGCGGAAATACCGGAAGACTATGACACTATCAGCCGTCTGCTGCTGACCAGTCTGATTACCGAGTGCAGCCGTTCCTTTGAACGGATGCCGGTGGTACAGCATGCGGGAATTATCCGCAATGTGCTGCGCTCCGGGGTCTGGATCAAATATGAGGAGATTCAGGACCGCCATTTGCTGAAGAAAGAACGGGAACTGAAGAAAAAAATCCGCAGTGACAGAAAACTGGAAAAAAACGACCGCCGGCAGATTCGCTTTGAACAGCAGAAAAAGAAGCTGGAGGCCCTGACCAGAGTCGGAAGAAAACGCGGAATACAGAAACATGCAGAAGAAAAGAAATCCACAATCGCAGAGTAA
- a CDS encoding nucleoside kinase produces the protein MKTICQITIDGKTEEYAEGITYLSLAREEQEHYKEPIVLARFNNSILELRDQIFQDGTLEFLTVTDKDGARAYRRSLTMLMQAAAFRALKGYTIRVYYSVNNGYYCELFQNGKPCVITAEQLKLLEERMRSLQQMDLPIEKISADRNYVSRQLNVWGMPDKAKMIKFHQNKEITVYVLGEYYDFCYGPLVPSTGYLNQFRLKKYQRGFMLIFPEGEQFKVESFQKADKLFGIFDESMRWSEMLGIRTVGFLNEKISQGRVQEIILVQEALMEGKIASIAGQIAAEKKIKFVLIAGPSSSGKTTFSHRLSIQLSAQGMKPHPISMDDFYQDRSHTPLDENGDFDFEAVEALDIQYFNQTLTDLLEGREVEMPTFNFKTGKREYTGRTLQLGPDDVLVIEGIHGLNDRLSQNIPKSAKFKIYISALTQLNLDYHSYLSTTDCRMIRRMVRDARTRNTTARQTIARWASVRRGEERHIFPYQEEADVMFNSSLIYEMAVLKTYAEPLLYGIPNDCPEYSEAQRMLMLLDYFLPVPSESIGHNSILREFIGGSCFNV, from the coding sequence ATGAAGACAATATGTCAGATTACCATCGATGGAAAAACAGAGGAGTACGCAGAGGGAATCACTTACCTGTCTCTGGCCAGAGAAGAGCAGGAGCATTATAAGGAACCGATTGTACTGGCCCGCTTTAACAACAGTATCCTGGAGCTGAGAGACCAGATCTTTCAGGACGGGACACTGGAGTTTCTGACAGTCACAGACAAGGACGGGGCCAGGGCCTACCGCCGCAGCCTGACCATGCTGATGCAGGCGGCGGCTTTCCGCGCGCTGAAGGGATATACCATCCGTGTCTACTATTCGGTAAATAACGGATATTACTGTGAACTGTTTCAGAACGGAAAGCCATGTGTCATTACCGCGGAACAGCTGAAACTGCTGGAAGAACGGATGCGGAGTCTGCAGCAGATGGATCTGCCCATTGAAAAAATATCCGCGGACCGCAATTATGTCAGCCGCCAGCTGAATGTCTGGGGAATGCCGGATAAGGCGAAGATGATTAAATTTCACCAGAATAAAGAAATCACTGTTTATGTGCTGGGAGAGTATTATGACTTCTGCTACGGCCCGCTGGTGCCTTCCACAGGATACCTGAATCAGTTTCGCCTGAAAAAGTATCAGCGCGGTTTCATGCTGATTTTTCCGGAGGGAGAACAGTTTAAAGTAGAGTCTTTCCAGAAAGCGGACAAATTGTTCGGCATTTTTGACGAAAGCATGCGCTGGAGCGAGATGCTGGGAATCCGTACCGTGGGCTTTCTCAACGAAAAGATTTCACAGGGCAGGGTACAGGAGATTATCCTGGTGCAGGAAGCGCTGATGGAGGGGAAGATCGCATCCATCGCGGGACAGATTGCCGCAGAAAAGAAAATTAAATTTGTATTGATCGCGGGGCCTTCTTCTTCCGGAAAGACCACCTTTTCCCACCGCCTGTCGATTCAGCTGTCTGCCCAGGGAATGAAGCCCCATCCGATCTCCATGGATGATTTTTACCAGGACAGAAGCCATACGCCGCTGGATGAAAACGGTGACTTTGACTTTGAGGCGGTGGAAGCCCTGGATATTCAGTATTTCAACCAGACGCTGACGGATCTGCTGGAAGGCAGGGAAGTGGAGATGCCGACCTTTAATTTCAAGACCGGCAAACGGGAATACACCGGCAGGACGCTGCAGTTGGGCCCGGATGATGTGCTGGTGATCGAGGGAATACACGGACTGAATGACCGGCTGTCCCAGAATATTCCCAAAAGCGCGAAATTTAAAATCTATATCAGCGCGCTGACACAGCTGAACCTGGATTATCACAGCTATCTTTCCACCACGGACTGCCGCATGATCCGCCGCATGGTCCGTGACGCGCGGACAAGAAATACGACAGCACGGCAGACCATTGCCCGCTGGGCGTCGGTGCGCCGGGGAGAGGAACGCCATATTTTTCCCTATCAGGAAGAAGCGGATGTGATGTTTAACTCCTCCCTGATCTATGAAATGGCGGTCTTGAAAACCTACGCGGAACCGCTGCTATACGGGATACCAAATGACTGCCCGGAATATTCGGAAGCACAGCGCATGCTGATGCTGCTGGATTATTTCCTTCCGGTTCCCAGTGAGAGTATCGGCCATAATTCCATCCTGCGGGAATTTATCGGAGGAAGCTGCTTCAATGTCTGA